Within the Eucalyptus grandis isolate ANBG69807.140 chromosome 1, ASM1654582v1, whole genome shotgun sequence genome, the region TGACAATCCAACATACAGCACAgattataatttatcaattcCACTCTATCGTGTCATTCCACTCCGCCATCACATTTCAGCCGAAAAGAAGATTTCATTGAAAGGCAGTAGGCAGAGAATGAGTTGGACAAACTCCAAAACAAAGGGCCGGCGGTAGATGATACTCACGTCAAGAATCTCATCTAACGCGACAGAAGCAACTTGCAACATCTGTCGACCGCTAGCGGAAACACGTGTCGATTCCTTCTAAATTCTAAAGACTCTGCTCGATGAAATGAGCGGTTCACACGACACATATCCATCAATGAATTGCCTCTGCCCCGACCGGGGCCCCCTAAAATGCCCCTTATCCAACCAAAAGCTAGCTCCCATTTGCTCCTTTCGGAAGCTGAGCTGTCCCCTGTTCATGGAAAAAGCGAAAGGAGAAAGGGGAACCAACCTTGTGATCGCGCGAGAGGGGAATGGCCTTCCCGCCCCGGCACAGGACGGCGCGCGAGTCCCCGCAGTTGGCGACGACGATCCGGTCGGGCGTCAGGACGGCGGCCACGGCGGTCGAGCCTCCGATCGCCACCTCCATGGCGTGGCAGCCGCACTGGGACCCGACGCTGCCGCAAGCGCACGTGTTCATCGTCGCCTCGTCCATCCTCCGGAAACTCGCCCGCATCACCTCCCTCCACGCATCGTCTTCATCGGCCGGTCGCTGCTCTCTCGGCCGCGTCAACTCCTCCTCCAAGAACACGTGCATCTTCTCCCTACATAATCTTGAAACcttcataaggaaaaaaatgaattattcaaTTCCAAGAAATCATTCAGCTCGACGCTCGACTAGCTGTTCCCCGTCAGCTTCACGTGCATAAAACTCAATAACAACTAATAGAAAATCGTCCGACCAGGCTTTTCCACGCTTTAGCTAAATGATTTTTACGTTTATCAAATCCCACGTACATGATGACCTCCGTGGCCGTCGAACACGGCGAAGAAGTGAACCGGTCGCCGCCGGCTTAGCTCCGGCCGGCAGAGCCCCGTCCTCACACATATCGCGTCCTCCATCTCGCGCGACCTTCCAGACACCGACATCACCCCGTACCACTCGACCGACGTCGCCGCTGCAACCACGTCCGGCTGCTGCTGCGGCGCCGCCACCGGCGCCTCCGCATCGTCGCCGGACGatgtggaggaggaagaagggatgCAGCTCCCGTCCGACGCGCGGATCCGCTTCGCTCCCGAGGCGCGGGGGCCCTCGACGCGGCCGTCCCCCGAGCCGTGACCAGGTTGCGGCGACGACCCGGCGGCGGAGAGGGCGGCGAGCCGCCGCATCTCTATCCTCCGGCGACGCCTCTCGCGGCATTTGGCCGGGGAACCGTCATCTTCTTCGTTCAGCATCCTCGGACGAACGAAATCTATCATTCACGACCATGTTCGCATAGCCTCCGGCCGCGTCTTCACTTCGAATCCGATCGTATCAAAGCGCCTCGGCTGATCCACTACACACAGCCTCGCACCAATAACCATGAAAAACGAACATCAAACATCGAAATTCAGgcgagcgagagcgagagagagagtaaaatgCGTGCGTTTTCGAGTCGAGAGGCTCGCGATGGGAGAAGGAGCTTGTCGTGTTGGGTATCCTCTTGAGAATCCAGGGGGCAGGGGGCAGGCCCCAAAAGGGGACGGGCAGGGGGCTGACCGGGCTGACCGCCACAGGCTGGTCTGACGCTGGGGCGACACGTGTGCAGCATGGCGCCTCACCTCACCTCCGCGAACGAGTCCCGTCTCGTTCCCACCCCTTTCTTCCCCAGTCAATTTCCCGGAGCCCGCGAGACGGAACACCATCTCACGAAGCCTGGAGGGCGCGACACGTGGTGGGGGCATTTTGACATGGTGGGCCGCCCGGAGCACGAGGAGCCCACACTTGTCGCGCCTCCGAGCCTCCACGTTGACATTTTCGAGAAGGGTGGCGGGCCCAACGGTACTATGATGTTCTGTTCCTTTTCCATCTCTTTGAAATCGCTTTTGTGTTTCCGACTCTATttttctccccctctctcttccttttttttttaaaaaataaaaaataaaaatcttgtcTGACCGAGGTATCGCTGTCGGGGCAGAAGACTCGTGGGGAGATGGAGAGGCTGCCACGTGTCGACGGGAAAGATGCGGTCCAACGTTGAGGCGGTTGACACGTCGGAAATTATAATTTGTTTTACGGCCGCGTGTGGCTGTCTCCATTCACACGTGGGTCATTTGCCTTTCCCCCCCCCCCCGGCGCAAGTTAAAAATATGGACTTGTTCTTAATTGACTGATTAGCAGCGAGCTCCGCATCATGGCATTCGCCCGATTTGCATTTgattcttattttaaaaatcggGATCCATTAATAAGCTCTCTTATAAATACGGATTTTGGATTATTTGAATTAACGTCACACAAATGGCTATGAATTCAAAGGCGTGGCATTTGACTATTTttactcaattttctttttttagtgtCTTGCGCTAATTCGGCAATAGACAAATCTCCATTGAGAGTAGGAATCTCTCGCCTCGCCAAATGGAGTGATTCTACATTACACAATTTTACGTGCAACGAAATCGAATTTAGAATCTTCCACTTCTTGAAGCATAAAAGAATGGTGATGTTACCCACCGGTTGGCAGTCGCGTGGTATTCATTCTCTCCTGCTTCGACATAGTCAAGAGTTCGAATCCCCGCGTTACTATTGTGATTTAAGTGGGGGCCCTAGCGGTAGATTATTAGGTTAGCTTCCTCCAAGGTATAGTCATTCAAATAGCTTCAACAAGATCGCCGATGCCACTGATCACCGGAGGGCCGTGTGACCCCGACTAGTGTAAATGCGGTAGGGTCTCGTGTTAATCCCCCTCGAGGTATAGTCGCTGGTCTTCGCTGACTGATGTCCGATGAGAGCCATGAGCAGGGGTGCTAGGGCGGATCCttggtatcaaaaaaaaaaaaaatagtgatgTTTTGAATCGAAAGGCCAAATGAAGCAATAGCTTATGATTTTTTACCTTAGGAAGATTTTGTCCAAATTTCACTTGGAATCTAGAACTTATTTGTTAGAACATGttctttaattatttgaatttagaTTTTACCATGTATACTCAAAAATCTATAACTATCCTATCACAAGGTTCAAGGTTTACTTAGGTTTCACttgttcttttaattaaaagattgCAATGAATCATCATTTCTAATGATCGTCATTTGCTACGATACACTTCACAATTCACATTTAGAtacaaaattctaaaatattaacaaagtcaaagtcaaactcATGAATATTACCGAAAATAGAAACTCGGACTAATAGTTTCGAATTGCTCACTTATTATTAGACGTCATGGAATGTTGCAAGATCGCGCAAAatatagaataagaaaaaatccAAAGATTTGTTCAAAGTTATAGGTCTCATATACTCGCCAGGGCATgttctccaatttttcaaatctaaaatattaaatatcCTAAAACTTGAAATGGACCGATTCTCAAATTCCTTGTTCTACTCTTTAACGATTCTCACCCTCGTCAGGACATAGTTAAGATCATCAAATCAGAGATAATGGGAGGCACTTTGGACCGGTACGTATCATGTTAGGTAATATTCTCGTGCAAACCCCCGATACCACCTTAAAAGAGCCACATGGCGTAAAATTACTGGAATTTCCACGAAGGTGTCTAATGTATATATTATCTCGCGATGACTCCAACAAGGTTGACTCTTTCTTGTAGATTAATAAAACATGAAAAGCAAAGCAACGAGAGAAAATACTTATTGGTACCACGATCGTGGTCCCGAAGAAACGAAGCTTGCGCCACGTGTTCCcactgctttttttattttctggcaTTTTTGAGGGGGGTTTTATCTCCTGGATGGATGAGGACTCCCCTAAATGTAATTATAATGTACATTTTATAATTATGGAAACTATAATATAGGAGGGAGGGATAATATAATCAAGGGTGGAGATGTTGACTTGCAAATTATACTCACCTTAGGCGTCGAGAGCTACTATACTTTCCTACTTAGTAATAGCCAGTATCGAAATGTTATTTCTCAATTCTCATTCGAAACTTTTCTTCCTAAATGAGGTAATGTTTGGGGATTTCCGACCCCAAAGCGAGtctctcatttattttttctcagaCGCGGAAGGCTACTATACCTATCTACCTAGTAGTAGCCAGAATTAATATCCTAACATGGTGTCTACCTTCATCACCGTGAAGCCCCATAATTCACTGTCTATCTTTGTCTTTCAAACAGAGAAAGAATAGGAGGACAGCGCGGAATCTCTCACCCAAGGTGATTTTTCCGCCTGTTTCCTCCTGCTCAAGTCCACATACAATTTATAATATATGGAGGGAGAGATAACGTAATCAAGTATGGAGAGTTGTCTGTTGGGGAACGCACTGACATTGTCAAAGGCTGACTTGCATATCGATTGGGCAGAACGGGctgctaatttaatttaaatattcgtTATCACTTATGAAGTTCCACCTTTCAGGGTTTTGCTCCACTTTTTTAGCCCTTGCGCGGGGGAGGGGGAAGAAGCCTACTTAAttataaaaagcaaaataaaatctTTCCCAAATCTTTTGGAATATTATGAAATGATATATCTTTGTCGTCCCGAGTGAAGCCCTCCCGGTTggcttttgtcctttttttttcaaacttaatGGTGGATTTTAAAGAGGTATAATTTATCGAGTGCCGAATTTGGCCATAATTTGCCTTGTTGAAAAAACAGAGAATGGGATGGTCCTTAGTAATGTTTGCCCATCTGGTCTCTACTTTTGCAATCCGGGTTCTTTAAAGAGCACCAACTTCAAGCCGTGTAATAACAACCTCCCTTGTCTCGTTAAAAAACATAAGCGTTAGGCTACgtcattattttcatttgaaCTTTTCCTTATCTCGAAAAAACATACCAACTTTCAATTGTACCGGAGAGAGATGATGTATTTCACAGTATTGTTGGATGGAAACAAACTCAATAGGGGCCATTTTGGGTACCAATTAAAAGTAAGTGCTTTCTTATGATACAATAAAAAGTTCATGCCATGAGAGCCGACCTAAAGTATATGTTTTTTTATGAAACCGGGGGAAAAAAGTTGGGGTTTGAATTAAAAACCCAACCTAAAGTTGATTAGCTCAGCCATGCATTATAACAAAAGACAGGAGCTACACGTTAAGCatataaaattggaaagaatagaaggggcaaaagaaaaggtattGGTCACGGGCCGTATGCATTGCCCAGCCCATAGGATTCGGGCCAATGTATGACCATGGTCCATAACGAAAGTTATTACATAAGATCACTAAAAAATTCGACTAAAGTTACCAATCAATCACagaaaaattcatgatttcaAACTGATTAGAAGAATTTTCCCCCGAATGCccaatttgatttggaaaatgCTGACTAAGTCTACATGGATCAACCGAAAAACTACACTTGACTTCAGATTCGCATTGCAAAACCTAATTGATACACAGTCGTTGTCGCATTGATCTGGTTAAGGAAACAGCACAAGAGGGTGAACAGAAACTTAGGCGATAACAAAATGAAGTCTCGACAATCGATTGCTTATTGCAAATTAGGAAACCGCCGACGCTCTCCGCTACAAGTCCTAGAGCTTCTTATGCTGGCGAAAGCCACGTGACCACGATGGGGCTCCGCACCTTGTGAACCCCATCCTTCCACACCAATCCTCCGAACTCTGGGCTGTTCCGCCGAGCCGTCGTCGTGAACGTCATCTTGTACGTTAGCTTCTGATGCCTCTGCGTGAACTTCAGGGTGCTTGGCTCGACTCGGACCGACACGCCTTTGATCGGCGACACCACCACGTGATAATTGGAGACTGGAGGACCGACGTTGGTGACGGTTCTTTGGACCGTCAGGGAAGTGACGGATGCCTTCTCTGGGAACAAGACTGAAATGGCCGGGTAATTCAGGTCCCCGGCTCTGGCGAGTGAGTGATGGCAAGATCGGTTTGCGTATTTGGCGAAGACCTTGAGCTGCGTCGATGTTAGCTTTTGCGCGCAGAGGAACTCGAAGTAGTCCTGCGGCTGGATGTCATAGACCAAGCCCGGATCGATGGCCTTCAATGGGTTTATGTGGCCTGCCCCGTGATCATAAGGAGTGGAAGCTGTGGCAGTGGACGCATCCTGGATAGGTTTACGAGTGTTGTCGTGGACATAAGCTGTGGTCATGAGGGCCGATTTGATTGCCGCGGGGCTCCAATCTGGGTGCCTCGCCTTGAGCAATGCGGCGACCCCGCTCACATGCGGGCACGACATCGAAGTGCCCGACAGGATGTTGAATTTGACCTTCCGGTGGTCCGTGGGTAAGCTGGACGGGCCCATGTCGCCAGCCCATGCTGCGAGTATGTTTACTCCCGGTGCCACCATGTCGGGTTTCAGGATCTCGAGGGACAGGAAATTCGGGCCTCTTGATGAAAATGCGGCCACAACCGGAGATGGACGGACGCCCAATCTCGTTCCGCCGAACGCCAGAGTAGCGGTGGCGTTCCGGCTCGTCAGCACGTAATGCTTGATCGCCTTGCCTTCCTTCTCTCCAACTGCTACCGCTGGAAGGAGGTGGCAGTCCGCCACAAGCTCTTCTCCGTTGGCGGCGGTGTTCTGCAGGATCATGCCGATGCCTCCGGCGTCTTTCACCACCTGACCTTTTTGCACGCGAGGGCTGATTCCGCGGTCACAGATCACGATTTTGCCGGCGACGGTGTGGGGATTCAGGGTTCCTTCCAAGCACAGTGAGCTCGGATTAGGACCGCTCGAATTGGTCCCAGGATAAACCAGAGGATACTGCTTGTTCACGGACAGGTTTCTCCTGCCTTTATACAGAGAAGCACCGGTAACAGAGATCCCGGCTCCCAGGTTCACTGTCGCCGGGAAATCGCGGTCCATCGTGCTCGCCCCGACGGTCGTGATCCAAGGGGACACATTGGTAAGGCTCACCGGGTCAGGCCCGCCGTTCCCGGCCGAGCACGAGACGAGAACCC harbors:
- the LOC104449401 gene encoding subtilisin-like protease SBT1.3, whose protein sequence is MTPMPMSVQWLLLVLVLATSLRFDPVVCTAKTTFIVQMDRSAMPGTFSDHLDWYSSKIKSVVSGSDLQEIRGDADDEERIIYNYRTAFHGVAARLTGDEAKKLEQEDGVLAVFPEEKYELHTTRSPMFLGLDREDTSDVWSQKNLDHDVVVGVLDTGIWPESESFNDTGMAPVPARWKGACEIGKAFEKRHCNRKIVGARIFYRGYESATGKIDERTEYKSPRDQDGHGTHTAATVAGSPVRGANLLGYAYGTARGMAPGARVAAYKVCWTGGCFSSDILSAIDQAVADGVNILSISLGGGVSPYYRDSLAIAAFGAMEMGVLVSCSAGNGGPDPVSLTNVSPWITTVGASTMDRDFPATVNLGAGISVTGASLYKGRRNLSVNKQYPLVYPGTNSSGPNPSSLCLEGTLNPHTVAGKIVICDRGISPRVQKGQVVKDAGGIGMILQNTAANGEELVADCHLLPAVAVGEKEGKAIKHYVLTSRNATATLAFGGTRLGVRPSPVVAAFSSRGPNFLSLEILKPDMVAPGVNILAAWAGDMGPSSLPTDHRKVKFNILSGTSMSCPHVSGVAALLKARHPDWSPAAIKSALMTTAYVHDNTRKPIQDASTATASTPYDHGAGHINPLKAIDPGLVYDIQPQDYFEFLCAQKLTSTQLKVFAKYANRSCHHSLARAGDLNYPAISVLFPEKASVTSLTVQRTVTNVGPPVSNYHVVVSPIKGVSVRVEPSTLKFTQRHQKLTYKMTFTTTARRNSPEFGGLVWKDGVHKVRSPIVVTWLSPA
- the LOC104449393 gene encoding probable protein phosphatase 2C 75 — translated: MIDFVRPRMLNEEDDGSPAKCRERRRRRIEMRRLAALSAAGSSPQPGHGSGDGRVEGPRASGAKRIRASDGSCIPSSSSTSSGDDAEAPVAAPQQQPDVVAAATSVEWYGVMSVSGRSREMEDAICVRTGLCRPELSRRRPVHFFAVFDGHGGHHVSRLCREKMHVFLEEELTRPREQRPADEDDAWREVMRASFRRMDEATMNTCACGSVGSQCGCHAMEVAIGGSTAVAAVLTPDRIVVANCGDSRAVLCRGGKAIPLSRDHKPDRPDELARIEAAGGRVIHVNGARVEGILAMSRAIGDKYLKPVVTSEPEITFTARQAEDDCLILASDGLWDVLSSELACEVAFECLRGEGSPPAMDLNSGAGAEDNVNGALFPSRSVLAAALLTRLALGRKSWDNISVIVVDLKKS